Proteins co-encoded in one Desulfitobacterium hafniense DCB-2 genomic window:
- a CDS encoding MFS transporter, which produces MGKISISDVVDQIGVSKYTYKTYFLVGLTLIFCGFSYMIVSYTMPQMSAEWGLTKVQTGSLASWSLLGLMVGGMIAGIISDSIGRKKGLAIFTIWFSLLTFPIYFVNSFEAFAILRILGGVGFGACIPIAITLMAENVPTKNRGFFISSIMSFYVLGWVVAGVVAIYVVPTFGWRVCYLIGVLPVLYAFVLMAALQESPHWLLGKGREKEAIEVLKRIEMVSKGKANDYAPGSLFLPPRPKKVGVGALFSREYSRATMALWIIYFMGSVVIYGINGWLPTLLVDKGYGLVKGYSFAVLQNVFGAIGGLCTGYVADIIGRRTNVIIGWIATAVAILLLGVASNQWMVVICGMLVGLAMNWGLSGTQPLLAEGYPTEFRSTGVASAQAFGRVGGFLGPIVAGYVQQLGVGFTGTFVFFAVPAVIASFVALFFVVETKGKSIERISANA; this is translated from the coding sequence ATGGGCAAAATTTCGATTTCCGATGTAGTGGATCAAATAGGCGTCTCAAAGTATACGTATAAAACCTACTTTTTAGTAGGCCTTACCCTCATTTTCTGTGGATTCAGCTATATGATTGTTTCCTACACCATGCCTCAGATGTCTGCAGAATGGGGACTGACCAAGGTTCAAACGGGGAGTCTGGCATCATGGAGTCTTTTGGGGCTGATGGTGGGCGGAATGATCGCAGGAATTATTTCCGACAGTATTGGCCGGAAAAAGGGTCTGGCCATTTTCACCATATGGTTTTCTTTACTCACCTTTCCCATTTATTTTGTTAACAGCTTTGAAGCTTTTGCTATTTTAAGGATCTTAGGCGGGGTTGGCTTTGGTGCTTGCATCCCCATCGCCATTACTTTGATGGCGGAGAATGTGCCCACGAAAAACAGAGGGTTTTTCATCTCTTCCATCATGTCCTTCTATGTTTTGGGTTGGGTCGTGGCCGGTGTGGTGGCGATTTATGTGGTTCCCACCTTTGGCTGGAGAGTGTGTTATTTAATCGGAGTGCTTCCCGTTCTCTACGCCTTCGTTTTAATGGCGGCTCTTCAAGAATCTCCCCATTGGTTATTAGGTAAAGGGAGAGAGAAAGAAGCCATTGAGGTTCTTAAGCGCATTGAGATGGTAAGCAAAGGAAAAGCCAACGACTATGCTCCGGGCAGCTTGTTCTTGCCTCCTCGCCCGAAAAAGGTTGGCGTTGGAGCCCTTTTCTCCCGGGAGTATAGCCGGGCAACCATGGCCCTTTGGATCATTTATTTTATGGGTTCCGTGGTGATTTATGGCATCAACGGCTGGCTGCCTACTCTGCTTGTGGATAAGGGGTACGGCTTGGTCAAAGGATATTCCTTCGCCGTCCTGCAAAATGTTTTTGGTGCCATCGGAGGTCTGTGTACCGGTTATGTGGCGGATATCATCGGGCGGAGAACCAATGTGATTATCGGTTGGATAGCGACAGCGGTTGCCATACTTCTGCTGGGGGTTGCCTCAAATCAGTGGATGGTAGTGATCTGTGGGATGTTGGTTGGCCTGGCTATGAACTGGGGTCTGAGCGGAACACAGCCCCTGCTGGCTGAGGGGTATCCTACGGAATTCCGAAGTACGGGGGTTGCTTCGGCTCAGGCTTTCGGACGGGTTGGAGGATTTCTTGGCCCCATCGTTGCCGGGTATGTTCAGCAGCTGGGGGTAGGCTTCACAGGCACCTTTGTCTTCTTTGCCGTTCCGGCGGTGATTGCCTCTTTTGTAGCCTTATTCTTTGTGGTTGAAACCAAAGGAAAAAGTATCGAAAGAATTAGTGCCAACGCCTGA
- a CDS encoding acyl-CoA dehydrogenase family protein encodes MSDLPKGGSFLFGETRFQDVFTPEDFTLEHKMLYRTAMGFVTDRVLAVMEELEEKRDGLNKQLIQEAGELGLNGLDIPEEYDGLDLDKISTTIVAECIGKGGSFAMTQGGHTGIGSMPIVMFGTHEQKKKYLPGIVSGEKAGAYALTEPGAGSDAMSAKTRADLSPDGKYYLLNGTKQFITNSAFADLFIVYAKIAGDKYTAFIVDADSEGLSLGPEEKKMGIKGSSTRQVILDNVKVPVENILFEIGRGHIVAFNILNLGRYKLAANALGASKHALELAAAYANERKQFGTPIANFGLIKEKLAKMAIKTYVMESMLYRTGGLLDGILHGLDTSGENGGQVAAKGIEEYALECSMNKIFATEAQGYVVDEGVQIHGGYGYCSEYSIERLYRDARIYRIFEGTNEINRTIIPITLLRRADKGDLPLQEAVQKLKEYIAAGGAAREDEAGLIQAAKDMFLLTMAAGLQKYGKNLQKEQEIVGKLADLAIQAFAMESAWLRTQKAVANEGETKAKLKSWMTSAFIYGTIGYLESIAKEILSALAEGQELESLLKDLQAVTQCTLGNTIALHRDIAAAVSEAGKYAV; translated from the coding sequence ATGAGCGACTTACCAAAAGGGGGGAGCTTTCTCTTCGGGGAAACCAGGTTTCAGGATGTTTTTACCCCTGAGGACTTTACCCTTGAGCATAAGATGCTTTATCGAACGGCGATGGGCTTTGTGACGGATCGCGTTTTGGCGGTTATGGAGGAGTTGGAAGAGAAGCGGGATGGTCTGAACAAACAGCTTATCCAAGAAGCTGGTGAATTAGGACTTAATGGGCTGGATATTCCCGAGGAATACGACGGTTTGGATCTGGATAAAATCAGCACCACCATTGTCGCCGAGTGCATAGGAAAGGGCGGTTCCTTCGCCATGACCCAGGGGGGACATACCGGCATCGGCAGTATGCCCATCGTCATGTTCGGCACCCATGAACAAAAGAAAAAGTATCTGCCGGGGATCGTCAGCGGAGAAAAGGCGGGGGCTTATGCTTTGACGGAACCGGGAGCCGGCTCCGATGCCATGTCGGCGAAAACCCGGGCGGATCTGAGTCCCGATGGCAAATATTATCTGTTAAACGGAACCAAGCAGTTTATCACCAATTCCGCCTTTGCCGATCTTTTTATTGTTTATGCCAAAATCGCTGGGGATAAGTATACGGCCTTTATCGTCGATGCCGATTCCGAGGGGCTGTCCCTGGGACCGGAAGAAAAGAAGATGGGGATCAAAGGCTCCTCCACCAGGCAGGTCATCCTGGATAATGTCAAAGTACCTGTGGAGAATATTTTGTTTGAAATTGGGAGAGGTCATATTGTCGCCTTTAACATTTTAAACTTAGGTCGTTATAAGCTCGCTGCCAATGCCTTAGGAGCTTCCAAGCATGCCTTGGAATTAGCGGCCGCCTATGCCAATGAGCGCAAACAGTTCGGGACCCCTATCGCTAATTTTGGCTTGATCAAGGAAAAGCTGGCGAAGATGGCCATTAAAACCTATGTGATGGAAAGTATGCTCTACCGTACGGGAGGTCTTTTGGACGGGATACTCCATGGCTTGGATACTTCCGGTGAGAACGGGGGACAGGTTGCCGCCAAGGGAATTGAGGAGTACGCTCTGGAGTGTTCCATGAACAAGATTTTTGCTACAGAGGCCCAGGGCTATGTGGTGGATGAAGGTGTCCAAATTCACGGCGGGTACGGGTATTGCTCCGAATACAGCATCGAAAGGCTTTACAGGGATGCCCGGATTTACCGGATTTTCGAAGGAACCAACGAGATCAACCGGACGATTATACCGATTACCTTATTGCGGCGGGCGGACAAAGGGGATTTGCCCCTCCAAGAGGCTGTGCAAAAGCTGAAAGAGTACATTGCTGCCGGGGGAGCGGCAAGGGAAGATGAAGCCGGATTAATCCAGGCAGCAAAGGATATGTTCCTGCTGACCATGGCTGCCGGCCTGCAGAAGTACGGAAAGAATCTCCAGAAGGAACAAGAGATTGTCGGTAAACTGGCAGATTTGGCAATCCAGGCTTTTGCCATGGAGAGCGCCTGGCTGCGGACCCAGAAGGCTGTAGCCAATGAGGGTGAGACTAAGGCAAAACTGAAGAGTTGGATGACCAGTGCCTTTATTTATGGAACGATAGGATACCTTGAGTCCATCGCCAAAGAAATCTTATCCGCTCTGGCCGAGGGTCAGGAGCTGGAGAGCTTGTTGAAGGATTTGCAGGCAGTGACCCAATGCACTTTGGGGAACACCATCGCTCTGCATAGAGATATCGCTGCGGCAGTATCCGAGGCAGGTAAATACGCGGTCTAA
- a CDS encoding MFS transporter has product MNRTYISEVIDQLGVSKYTYTMYILVGIALLFDGFDYMIVAYTMPQMAAEWGLSKVQTGSLTSWSLIGLIIGGLTAGIISDRIGRKKTLSIFVAMYSLLTLPIYFVHSFEVFAMLRILSGIGLGACIPIAVTMMTESAPTHKRGFFTSSIMAFYISGWVVAGIVAITIVPVFGWRVCYLLGGIPALYSLVLWFKMKESPYWLLSKGREKEAIDVVKTIEIAARGKAGEWPLGRLITPPAPPKVGVSMIFSKNYRKATLANWTIYFMGSVLIYGISGWLPTLLVESGFGVVKGYSFAVLQNIFAIIGAMSIGFFADIIGRRLNVSLSWFFTAVFAILLGFATTQWQVILFIIIVGFLMNGALSSTQPLLTESYPTEFRSTGVAWAQAFGRLGGFSGPIAAGFIQQMGAGFTGLFIFFAIPSFIAAAVAFFFVVETKDKAIEKIVSANV; this is encoded by the coding sequence GTGAATAGAACCTATATATCCGAGGTCATAGATCAATTAGGCGTCTCAAAATACACTTACACAATGTATATTCTGGTCGGGATTGCCCTGCTTTTTGATGGATTTGATTATATGATCGTGGCTTATACCATGCCTCAGATGGCGGCTGAATGGGGACTGTCCAAAGTCCAAACGGGAAGTCTGACCTCATGGAGCCTGATCGGCTTGATCATTGGAGGATTGACTGCAGGTATTATCTCCGATCGCATTGGCAGGAAAAAAACCCTGTCCATCTTTGTGGCTATGTATTCTCTGCTGACGCTGCCTATTTATTTTGTACATAGCTTTGAAGTGTTTGCGATGTTGAGAATATTAAGCGGTATCGGTCTGGGGGCATGTATTCCCATTGCGGTGACCATGATGACAGAGAGCGCGCCAACCCATAAAAGAGGTTTTTTCACCTCGTCGATTATGGCCTTTTATATCTCCGGTTGGGTGGTAGCGGGTATCGTAGCCATCACCATTGTTCCGGTCTTTGGCTGGCGGGTTTGTTACCTGCTCGGAGGAATACCAGCCCTCTATTCTTTGGTTTTATGGTTCAAAATGAAAGAGTCCCCTTATTGGCTTCTGAGCAAAGGCCGCGAAAAAGAGGCCATTGATGTCGTCAAAACCATCGAAATCGCCGCAAGAGGAAAAGCCGGCGAATGGCCTCTTGGACGGTTAATCACTCCGCCTGCTCCCCCTAAAGTAGGGGTAAGTATGATTTTTTCCAAAAACTATCGTAAAGCGACCCTCGCCAATTGGACAATTTATTTTATGGGCTCAGTGTTAATCTATGGGATTTCCGGCTGGTTGCCTACATTGCTGGTTGAGTCCGGTTTTGGAGTAGTGAAGGGATACTCATTTGCCGTATTACAAAATATTTTTGCGATAATCGGTGCAATGAGCATTGGGTTTTTTGCCGATATTATTGGCCGCAGGTTAAATGTTTCCTTAAGCTGGTTCTTTACGGCGGTCTTCGCCATTCTTTTAGGCTTTGCGACCACCCAATGGCAGGTTATTTTGTTTATCATTATTGTCGGCTTCTTAATGAACGGAGCCTTAAGCTCGACCCAGCCCTTGTTGACGGAATCGTATCCGACGGAGTTTAGAAGCACTGGTGTGGCGTGGGCCCAGGCCTTCGGACGGTTGGGAGGGTTTTCAGGACCCATCGCGGCGGGGTTTATCCAACAGATGGGGGCAGGGTTTACAGGTCTATTTATATTTTTTGCGATTCCCTCCTTTATTGCCGCTGCAGTAGCTTTTTTCTTCGTCGTTGAAACCAAGGATAAAGCTATCGAAAAAATTGTGAGTGCCAATGTTTAA
- a CDS encoding CaiB/BaiF CoA transferase family protein has product MGRWKELERIPAPALTPVYGPLAGMRVLMTGSIVAAPFAASMLAEFGAEVIHVERPNVGDPYREQAPIVKRNDRKISAAWIQEGRNKLSLTLEINLKIPESKEIFLSMIKNCDVWLENMVWTEKLGITEEMLLEVNPKLVIAHISGFGRPQFGGVPEQCNRPSYDPIGQAEGGYMFVNGFPEPMPPSHAATFINDYMTAMFAVNGILMAYHHAQKTGKGQAIDVTQIESMSKVLNDTFVQYFELGRVRQRNGNKVAIFQPGNLFKTKDEKYLYIGAYGAAVYGRFIKALGLDLDKYSHETCGNSIEAINSELGLELNQKAIDWVAARDAEEALQYLLSQKVPSGIVRTSADLAANEHYQKRGNFIEYTDETLGEKVKAFGFAPKLSVTPAQVWRGAPTLGQDTDNILSKLLGYSASEIAAFREKNVI; this is encoded by the coding sequence ATGGGCAGATGGAAAGAACTCGAGCGCATTCCTGCTCCGGCCTTGACACCGGTCTACGGGCCTCTTGCGGGGATGAGGGTCTTAATGACCGGTAGTATTGTAGCGGCTCCTTTTGCGGCATCGATGCTTGCAGAGTTCGGAGCGGAGGTTATTCACGTTGAGCGGCCGAATGTTGGCGATCCTTACCGTGAACAAGCTCCAATCGTTAAACGCAATGACCGGAAAATCAGTGCGGCTTGGATCCAAGAAGGCAGAAATAAATTAAGTCTGACCTTGGAGATCAATTTAAAAATTCCGGAGAGTAAAGAAATCTTTCTCTCTATGATCAAGAACTGTGATGTCTGGCTGGAGAACATGGTGTGGACGGAAAAATTGGGAATTACGGAAGAGATGCTTCTCGAAGTCAACCCTAAACTGGTCATTGCTCATATCAGTGGGTTCGGGAGACCGCAATTTGGCGGTGTTCCGGAACAATGCAACAGGCCGTCCTACGACCCCATTGGCCAGGCAGAGGGTGGATATATGTTTGTCAACGGTTTTCCCGAGCCTATGCCTCCCTCCCATGCGGCCACCTTTATCAACGATTATATGACGGCGATGTTTGCGGTTAACGGCATACTGATGGCCTATCACCATGCCCAGAAGACAGGGAAGGGTCAGGCCATTGATGTGACACAGATCGAGTCCATGAGCAAGGTTCTCAACGATACCTTTGTCCAGTATTTTGAACTGGGCCGGGTAAGGCAGCGGAATGGCAATAAAGTAGCCATCTTCCAACCGGGGAACCTCTTCAAGACAAAGGATGAGAAATACCTTTATATCGGCGCCTATGGAGCTGCGGTATACGGACGCTTCATCAAAGCCTTGGGTCTTGATCTCGATAAATATTCCCATGAAACCTGCGGCAATTCCATCGAGGCGATCAATTCCGAGCTGGGACTGGAATTAAATCAGAAGGCCATTGACTGGGTGGCAGCCCGTGACGCAGAGGAGGCCTTGCAGTATTTGCTCAGCCAAAAAGTGCCCAGCGGTATTGTCAGGACTTCAGCCGACCTGGCGGCCAATGAGCACTACCAAAAGAGGGGGAATTTCATTGAATATACGGATGAAACCCTGGGTGAAAAAGTTAAAGCCTTTGGTTTTGCTCCCAAGCTGAGTGTGACCCCCGCCCAAGTATGGCGTGGCGCCCCCACCCTGGGTCAAGACACCGATAATATTCTCAGCAAGCTGCTGGGGTACAGCGCAAGTGAAATAGCGGCGTTTAGAGAAAAGAACGTTATCTGA